A window from Malassezia japonica chromosome 1, complete sequence encodes these proteins:
- the SEC15 gene encoding Rab GTPase-binding exocyst subunit S15 (BUSCO:EOG09260NY2; EggNog:ENOG503NWG4; COG:U), translated as MGRKARAPHVSLEAQLQQLTLLSDIDSNPENVEQLGPIIKSLDEAHQQDDFLRHLRKFVRQKDEEIEMVCNENHQEFVSSVDELLIVRSGTVSLKHRINELDQEIQSSGHALSTKKRDLIDKQKTTQNIDEALEALQECMLVLEMSVLVEDLIAQQKYYSALRRLDELGNIHLKPLMHHEFARMLRDSIPDIRERIRLEVTKQMKGWMYDVREKSGAVGRVALETMEARQQRWRHRSQKDPMLRLSSINSPIEQVVNEKIDVNFLDNERVQIDFKPLYQCIHIYEVLDQREKLQANYQEDRKAQASLLLSQHLTIHKGGKELMGLLEEVVGYFVVENHVMHTSPPGFRPAAEVEDVWETMCERVVDMVNLGLRDCKDTKAYVEAKSAVQTFIRTLESLEFGVGRLNALLLTLFRRFAELLRERFATDFQQAIREAQHQPMIVNDADELAKVLSVCWLKPGEVEALQNQPFPLSLPFSQTYPLCCMDIRNLVEQYYNFSNGFTQYHREIDSILKQSLDELLVEQISIHIRATVEQSHNLSQIAQIIVNVEHFQLACAELEVWLANSRNPKGGGRLDLDASQHLATTLEIAQKRIDTALFVKLDQFLDLLEYDWVPAQPRQSGQAQASAYLVDLLDWLSTMMESALVLLPPDAKAMTFTACFMHITNRLLNSVLLDRDVRMININALINVEMDVTYLYHYAKSLQVEGMDGVFGQIRQTLAVILSESVSEYALSPLARNQKFPQAQPTKVANILEKLVQFYSAQPGQSDAALKRLREREMVTRLIRR; from the coding sequence ATGGGCCGCAAGGCGCGTGCACCGCACGTttcgctcgaggcgcagctgcagcagctgaCGCTGCTCAGTGACATTGACTCGAACCCCGAGAatgtcgagcagcttggcCCGATCATTAAAAGTCTCGATGAGGCGCACCAGCAGGACGACTTTCTTCGGCACCTGCGCAAGTTTGTGCGCCAGAAAGACGAGGAGATCGAGATGGTGTGCAATGAGAATCACCAGGAGTTTGTTTcgtcggtcgacgagctgctgatTGTGCGGAGCGGCACGGTGTCGCTCAAGCACCGCATCAACGAGCTCGACCAAGAGATCCAGTCGAGCGGCCACGCGCTCAGCACCAAGAAGCGCGACCTGATCGACAAGCAAAAGACCACTCAAAacatcgacgaggcgctcgaggcgctccaaGAGTGCATGCTCGTGCTGGAGATGAGCGTGCTGGTCGAAGATCTCATTGCGCAGCAAAAGTACTATTCCGCActccggcgcctcgacgagctcggtaACATCCACCTCAAGCCGCTGATGCACCACGAGTTTGCGCGAATGCTGCGCGACAGTATTCCCGATatccgcgagcgcatccgcctCGAAGTCACGAAGCAGATGAAGGGGTGGATgtacgacgtgcgcgaaaagagcggcgccgtcggccgcgtcgcgctcgagacgatGGAGGCACGCCAACAGCGCTGGCGCCACCGCAGCCAAAAAGACCCGATGCTCCGCCTCTCGTCGATCAACTCGCCCATCGAGCAGGTGGTGAACGAGAAGATCGACGTCAACTTTCTCGACAATGAGCGCGTGCAGATCGACTTCAAGCCGCTGTACCAGTGTATTCATATCtacgaggtgctcgaccaACGCGAGAAGCTCCAGGCAAACTACCAGGAGGAccgcaaggcgcaggccaGCCTGCTCCTTTCGCAGCACCTCACCATCCACAAAGGAGGAAAAGAGCTCATGGGGCTTCTCGAAGAGGTCGTCGGCTACTTTGTCGTCGAGAACCATGTGATGCACACCTCTCCGCCGGGTTTCCGGCCCGCCGCAGAGGTCGAGGACGTGTGGGAAACCAtgtgcgagcgcgtggTCGACATGGTGAAtctcggcctgcgcgactgCAAAGATACCAAAGCGTACGTCGAGGCCAAGTCGGCCGTCCAGACCTTTatccgcacgctcgagtcgctcgagttTGGCGTGGGTCGGCTcaatgcgctgctccttACGCTTTTCCGGCGctttgccgagctgctgcgcgagcgttTTGCAACCGATTTCCAGCAGGCgatccgcgaggcgcagcaccagCCGATGATTGTCaacgacgccgacgagctcgccaaggttCTGAGCGTGTGCTGGCTCAAGCccggcgaggtcgaggcaCTGCAGAACCAGCCGTTTCCGCTGTCTCTTCCTTTCTCGCAGACCTATCCGCTGTGCTGCATGGACATCCGgaacctcgtcgagcagtaCTACAACTTCTCGAACGGCTTCACGCAGTACCACCGCGAGATCGACTCGATCCTCAagcagtcgctcgacgagctgctcgtcgagcagatCAGTATACATATCCGCGCGACGGTCGAGCAGTCGCACAACCTCAGCCAGATCGCGCAGATCATCGTCAACGTCGAGCACTTCCAGCTCGCCTGTGCGGAGCTTGAAGTGTGGCTCGCCAACTCGCGCAATCCCAAGGGTGGCGGCCGCTTGGATCTGGACGCGTCGCAGCATCTTGCGACGACGCTCGAGATTGCGCAGAAGCGCATCGACACGGCACTTTTTGTCAAGCTCGACCAATTTCTGGATCTGCTCGAGTACGACTGGGTACCGGCACAGCCCCGTCAGAGCGGCCAGGCCCAAGCGTCAGCCTACCTGGTGGATCTGCTCGACTGGCTCTCGACCATGATGGagtcggcgctcgtgctgctgccgccggACGCCAAGGCTATGACTTTTACGGCGTGCTTCATGCACATTACCAACCGGCTCCTCAActcggtgctgctcgaccgcgacgtgcgtATGATCAACATCAACGCGTTGATCAATGTCGAAATGGACGTGACCTACCTGTACCACTATGCGAAGTCGCTCCAAGTTGAGGGTATGGACGGCGTCTTTGGACAGATCCGgcagacgctcgccgtgATTCTGTCCGAGTCCGTCTCGGAGTACGCGCTCTCGCCGCTGGCCCGCAACCAAAAGTTTCCTCAGGCGCAGCCGACCAAGGTCGCCAACATCCTCGAGAAACTCGTCCAGTTCTACTCGGCGCAGCCTGGGCAgtccgacgcggcgctgaaGCGTCTACGGGAGCGTGAGATGGTCACGCGGCTGATCCGCCGGTGA
- a CDS encoding endopeptidase La (MEROPS:MER0000485; COG:O; EggNog:ENOG503NUKI), which produces MPQAQCLGLLRTALQERKAHDSDEHKAAAHSDESHGELSKAQSQRPVMILCLPRLSPSETVPLVNDTLEGLFEWGCVARVLRLVNSPVSEECRLMVSGIARVQVVRQVLSTDTVPAGSVADVKVHSKDLVAKPGQHETPAAADMRRIARTITETLGRIRVADGTLVNSMVSRVPLLPPVLEKRVQVLLRTKDQINAGVLSDLLVGWLGGACVWEDRLTHLTLVDPPKRLEFTVEMFERGLERVRVMRELLMNVPYALHDQQRTALARAQLEVIIAQLASINPSISASLRVIGDTNEKSDERTVIRRPQVKNDERPPAVVRRAVGNDPRRPPEDADSDDEDDGEDEVAQLSKRIADARLSPEARKVCKQELRRLKRMPTQSMERGILINYLETMVDLPWERTTAEMDPAELKSLIPTSLAGDLQDEPLIPRARKVLEADHYGLDKIKKRILEYLAVLDLRQVQARESAADSAAEQAKDQGEEPLQIGPISVQYKGPILLLVGPPGTGKTSIARSLAAALQRPFTRLSLGGVRDEAEIRGHRRTYVGALPGSIVTALRRAKVSDCVMLLDEVDKLSSGNGVHGDPTAALLEVLDPEQNHTFKDHYINVPIDLSRVLFIATANTLDTISDPLLDRTDVVSVPGYTHDEKVAIARRHILPKQIKAQGLQPNQVEIGDDVLLKIATSYTREAGVRSMERRIGDVVRAKAVEYAEHRSLGGVSSSKPYDPVVRLSDLEHILGIETYEPEVADAEGVPGVATGLAYQGSGNGGILHIESAFMPPGTSQLRLTGSLGDVIRESAELAFSWVKAHAFALGITETRASEFPKNDVHLHIPSGATPKDGPSAGIAMTCALVSLYLRVPLDPHLAMTGEITLRGHVTPVGGIKEKVLGAHRAGIRKVILPARNRKDFEQDLPKAVREDLDVRFVTTIQEALVAVFGMSLEAQINTLYGDREGARRLQELEWHSRL; this is translated from the coding sequence ATGCCTCAGGCCCAGTGCCTGGGTctcctgcgcacggccctTCAAGAACGCAAGGCGCACGATAGCGACGAGCACAAGGCCGCTGCGCACTCTGACGAGTCGCACGGCGAGCTGAGCAAGGCACAGTCGCAGCGCCCCGTCATGATTCTGTGCCTCCCCCGCCtgtcgccgagcgagacggTGCCACTGGTCAATGATACGCTCGAGGGCCTCTTTGAGTGGGGCTgtgtcgcgcgcgtgctACGCCTCGTCAACTCACCCGTGTCGGAAGAGTGCCGTCTGATGGTGTCGGGAATTGCACGCGTGCAAGTCGTGCGCCAGGTGCTGTCAACCGACACGGTCCCTGCCGGATCGGTGGCGGACGTCAAGGTGCACTCCAAGGACCTCGTCGCCAAGCCGGGCCAGCACGagacgccggcggccgccgacatGCGCCGCATTGCGCGCACTATCACCGAGACCCTCGGCAGGATCCGTGTTGCGGACGGCACGCTGGTCAACTCGATGGTGTCGCGCGTCCCGCTCTTGCCACCGGTCCTCGAAAAGCGCGTGCAGGTACTGCTGCGCACCAAGGACCAGATCAACGCCGGTGTGCTCTCCGACCTGCTCGTTGGCTGGCTCGGTGGCGCCTGTGTATGGGAGGACCGCCTGACGCACCtcacgctcgtcgacccgcccaagcgcctcgagttTACCGTCGAGATGTTTGAGCGTGGgctggagcgcgtgcgtgtcatgcgcgagctgctgatGAATGTGCCgtacgcgctgcacgatcAGCAGCGtacggcgcttgcgcgtgcgcagctcgaggtgaTTATCGCACAGCTCGCAAGCATCAACCCATCGATCTctgcgtcgctgcgtgtcATTGGCGACACGAACGAAAAGAGCGATGAGCGCACCGTGATCCGCCGCCCACAGGTCAAGAacgacgagcgcccgccggcggtggtgcgccgcgccgtgggCAACGACCCTCGCCGCCCGCCCGAGGACGCGGAtagcgacgacgaggatgacgGCGAAGACGAGGTTGCGCAGCTCTCCAAGCGTATCGCTGACGCACGCCtctcgcccgaggcgcgcaaagtGTGTAAacaggagctgcgccgcctcaaGCGCATGCCGACACAGAGCATGGAGCGTGGCATCCTGATCAACTACCTCGAGACCATGGTCGATCTGCCGTGGGAGCGCACGACGGCCGAGATGGACCCTGCGGAGCTCAAGTCGCTGATTCCCACGTCGCTTGCAGGCGACCTGCAGGACGAGCCGCTGATtccgcgcgcacgcaaagtgctcgaggccgaccaCTACGGCCTGGACAAGATCAAGaagcgcatcctcgagtaccttgccgtgctcgacctgaggcaggtgcaggcgcgcgagtcggccgccgactcggctgccgagcaggccaaggACCAAGGCGAGGAGCCGCTCCAGATCGGCCCGATCTCGGTGCAGTACAAAGGCCCCATCCTGCTGCTCGTTGGCCcgcccggcaccggcaagACGTCGAttgcgcgctcgctcgcggccgcgttGCAGCGTCCATTTACGCGCCTCTCGCTCGGTGGCGTACGtgacgaggccgagatccgcggccaccgccgcacgtacgtcggcgcgctgcccggCTCGATCgtcacggcgctgcgccgtgccAAGGTGAGCGACTGCGTGatgctcctcgacgaggtcgacaAGCTCTCAAGCGGCAacggcgtgcacggcgaCCCTACCGCGGCCTTGCTAGAGGTCCTGGATCCCGAGCAGAACCACACGTTCAAGGACCACTACATCAATGTGCCGATCGATCTGAGCCGCGTGCTCTTTATCGCGACGGCCAACACCCTCGACACGATTTCTGATCccctgctcgaccgcacCGACGTCGTGTCTGTGCCTGGCTACACGCACGACGAAAAGGTAGCGATCGCCCGCCGCCACATCCTCCCGAAGCAGATCAAGGCACAGGGTCTGCAGCCCAACCAAGTCGAGATCGGCGACGATGTCCTGCTCAAGATCGCCACGTCGTACACACGcgaggccggcgtgcgctcgatgGAGCGCCGTATCGGCGATGTGGTGCGTGCCAAGGCCGTCGAgtacgccgagcaccgctcgctcggcggcgtctcgtcgagcaaGCCGTACGACCCGGTGGTGCGCCTGAGCGACCTCGAGCACATCCTTGGCATCGAGACGTATGAGCCGGaagtcgccgacgcggaaGGCGTGCCGGGCGTCGCGACCGGCCTTGCCTACCAGGGCTCGGGCAACGGTGGGATCCTGCACATTGAGTCGGCCTTTATGCCGCCTGGCACGAGCCAGCTGCGGCTTACCGGCTCGCTTGGCGACGTGATCCGCGAGtctgccgagctcgcctTTTCGTGGGTCAAAGCGCACGCttttgcgctcggcatcacCGAGACGCGTGCGTCCGAGTTTCCCAAGAACGACGTGCACCTACACATTCCCTCGGGCGCCACGCCAAAGGACGGCCCGAGCGCAGGCATCGCCATGACCTGTGCGCTCGTCTCGCTCTacctgcgcgtgccgctcgacccGCACCTCGCCATGACGGGCGAGATTACGCTCCGCGGCCACGTCACGCCGGTCGGTGGTATCAAGGAaaaggtgctcggcgcgcaccgcgcgggCATCCGCAAAGTCATTCTTCCCGCACGCAACCGCAAGGACTTTGAGCAGGACCTGCccaaggccgtgcgcgaggacctcgacgtgcgGTTCGTCACGACGATccaagaggcgctcgtggcCGTGTTTGGCATGAGCCTCGAAGCGCAGATCAATACACTCTATGGCGACCGCGAGGGTGCACGCCGgctccaggagctcgaaTGGCATAGCCGTTTGTAA
- a CDS encoding uncharacterized protein (EggNog:ENOG503NU7K; COG:S; BUSCO:EOG092634ZL) — protein sequence MSGEGGEGRDTFEYEPRPNMLEQRELRKEYRALLASAQTTRRHLPESSIADVGDMVRMGDELYSKVKAPTDSLLDSRFLLSMSDMGAEMTRTRRVGADAFDMDDYMHRVAQFIGGHVVSGRTRQTASEAEFVSGDTELWDWDKLGSVAAQHSRRAPIPEFLLGPLQVVPKSRRTTRTSRLDAGAEHVAPQQLAADDITQSENETSRLVLEIAKRLEAASGDDGVCLFRFALNPESFSNSVENLFYISFLIRDGKAAILEDDQGDPRLMSTYEPTEEDRNAGLTRRQIVLELDMATWRELCALYGVTQPMIPTREEAQAPTSATAWYG from the exons ATGAGCGGCGAGGGAGGCGAAGGGCGCGACACGTTCGAGTACGAGCCACGGCCCAATATGCTCGAACAGCGTGAGCTAAGGAAAGAGTACCGCGCACTCTTGGCGTCGGCACAGA ccacgcgccgccatCTCCCAGAGAGCTCCATCGCCGATGTCGGCGACATGGTGCGCATGGGCGACGAACTGTACTCGAAAG TCAAGGCACCTACTGATAGCCTGCTCGACTCGCGCTTCCTGCTGAGCATGTCGGATATGGGCGCGGAAAtgacgcgcacgcggcgcgtcggcgccgacgcgttCGACATGGACGACTACATGCACCGAGTCGCGCAGTTTATCGGAGGACACGTCGTCAGCGGCCGCACACGGCAGACCGCGAGCGAAGCCGAGTTTGTTTCCGGCGATACCGAGCTCTGGGACTGGGACAAGCTGGGgtcggtcgccgcgcagcatTCGCGCCGTGCCCCTATCCCTGAATTCCTCCTTGGACCGCTGCAAGTCGTGCCAAAGAGCCgcaggacgacgcgcacgtcgcgtcTCGATGCGGGCGCCGAGCAtgtcgcgccgcagcagctggccgccgacgacatTACGCAGTCCGAAAACGAGACGTCGCGCCTTGTGCTCGAGATtgccaagcgcctcgaggcggctTCCGGAGACGACGGCGTGTGTCTCTTTCGCTTTGCGCTCAACCCAGAGAGCTTTAGCAATTCGGTGGAAAATTTGTTCTACATCAGCTTTCTGATCCGCGACGGAAAAGCGGCGATTCTCGAGGACGACCAAGGCGATCCCCGCTTGATGAGCACCTACGAGCCGACAGAAGAGGACCGCAACGCGGGCCTCACGCGCCGTCAAATTGTCTTGGAACTCGACATGGCGACGTGGCGCGAGCTGTGTGCGCTCTATGGCGTCACACAGCCCATGATTCCGACACgcgaagaggcgcaggcacCGACGAGTGCTACGGCGTGGTATGGGTAA
- a CDS encoding uncharacterized protein (EggNog:ENOG503NWE7; COG:D; COG:Z): MAPAPVTLHARCAVAKLGAGEVLFVGQTSFAPGLWVGVQLDAPNGKNDGSVQGKRYFHTQDRYGVFVRPSQLEMAPDAAPASAPRTQPRTARVADAPEARARTVAAGRTGISAPSESPTAARSARIGALRKPAGASPSVLQRAQRIDPARDAQQGATPTRTARPTAVTPSRLQTPGRLALGTPRTARGAAVGPARATGTPGSAARVGATPGSMAAKAAPLSGTPSARAPSATPSAAPSAPAVPEHRSPTRDASPLSPVRTDTSRLRAELAALQTQLEQAISRASAADARADAAEARAEKSATDRSAHDVLAAELAEARTALAKLTDEHESAQTRLEELTEGLEMATLDREMAEEKAENLEHELQTAKDAAEELQLELQLHQERASQEAADAHDALPVEQAQLVQQNARLKEALVRLRDTTRENDSVQKKEIASLRAEAEATHELQSAYTTAQSELAAARQLVDDLRAQAELAQNAEEMLEELTERNGALDAQVEQLTADIHELETLRAVSDELEETHLDTEAQLQAELSRAEDEAAALRAEVQSHATQLADCDATLHQFRELVREQFRELEELRGRPSHQDTQRRVAVLDSAPSKAHLRAIATSLEQLVAAQSLRHLDVIKVYLPPDFWAADEPAVATLLVLERIARLSALTKHTLEASADVQDRYLAHTLDEPLLTGCKLRHALAHLAALAEHVAAALSTAPPDVFIAHARHAPALAPAEQQLRHTIETLQHDTFDEQACAAMCDALVPQLESVSMGLQAHASVADLAAKEAGSATLASHDVDTLLAGTGLVQQTLAAWASPPLDLAPVLEQLSGLVGLARRARVPARNLVRCLAALRTQGRALAMESVPALPGLGQLSSTLAARASRMAQALVAHAHAVEVHTSQDTAEALEAVLPHGLYEMAHDAEELATTLDTLHQSAADPENAIEIDDPLPWHARAATLHAAMQENSDAERRAAALSATVEELQTALRTRDDAVDAAAVKVERLKFQLDKTRALATSASDLRAHVESLEAQLAAAAQTPVAAPDAAPHDLGDVRRALRTVRTENQYLRAEAHLAALARLPPLAAAPPSVLPSDRLAALRKEAVALVTSPHVVDVTRPACRASLQYAAQVRKRDGLAQRLYEL, from the exons ATGGCCCCAGCGCCGGTGACGCTCCatgcgcgctgcgcggtcGCGAAGCTGGGCGCGGGCGAGGTGCTGTTTGTCGGCCAGACGTCTTTTGCGCCGGGACTATGGGTTGGCGTCCAGCTGGACGCACCCAACGGAAAGAACGACGGGAGCGTGCAGGGAAAGCGCTACTTTCATACCCAGGACCGATACGGCGTGTTTGTACGCCCGTCGCAGCTCGAGATGGCGCCAGAcgcggcaccggcgagtgcgccgcgcacacAGCCGCGGACGGCACGCGTGGCGgatgcgcccgaggcgcgcgcacgtACCGTTGCGGCGGGGCGCACAGGAatcagcgcgccgtcggaAAGCCCaaccgcggcgcgcagtgcGCGGATTGGGGCACTGCGCAAgccggccggcgcgtcgccgagtgTACTGCAGCGTGCACAGCGCATCGATCCGGCAAGAGACGCGCAGcagggcgcgacgccgacgcggacggCACGGCCTACCGCCGtgacgccgtcgcggctGCAGACGCCAGGGCGGCTCGCGCTAGGCACGccacgcacggcgcgcggcgcggccgtgggGCCAGCGCGTGCAACAGGCACGCCGGGATCGGCGGCTCGCGtaggcgcgacgccgggaTCGATGGCGGCCAAGGCTGCGCCTTTGAGTGGTACGCCGTCCGCTCGGGCTccgtcggcgacgccgtcggCTGCTCCGTCGGCCCCTGCGGTGCCAGAGCACCGCAGTCCTACGCGCGATGCATCCCCCCTTTCTCCGGTGCGCACCGATACcagccgcctgcgcgccgagctcgctgcgctgcagacCCAGCTTGAGCAAGCGATCTCGCGCGCTTCTGCGGCAGATGCGCGCGCGGAtgccgccgaggcacgcgcGGAAAAGTCGGCGACGGACCGCAGCGCACACGACGTACTCGCtgccgagcttgccgaagcgcgcacggcgcttgcCAAGCTCACGGACGAGCACGAATCTGCACAGACGCGTCTCGAAGAGCTCACCGAAGGCCTCGAGATGGCGACTCTTGACCGCGAGATGGCCGAAGAAAAGGCCGAGaacctcgagcacgagctaCAAACCGCCAAGGATGCTGCAGAAGAGCttcagctcgagctccagcTGCACCAGGAGCGCGCCTCGCAGGAAGCAGCCGATGCTCACGACGCACTGCCTGTCGAGCaagcgcagctcgtgcagcagaATGCGCGCCTCAAAGAGGCGcttgtgcgcctgcgcgatACCACGCGCGAGAACGACAGCGTGCAAAAGAAGGAAattgcgtcgctgcgtgccgaagccgaggcgacgcacgAGCTACAGTCGGCCTATACCACCGCGCAGTCTGAGCTGgcagccgcgcgccagctcgtGGACGATCTGCGTGCCCaagccgagctcgcgcagaaTGCAGAAgagatgctcgaggagctcaccgagcgcaatggcgcgctcgacgcacaggtcgagcagctcacGGCCGATatccacgagctcgagacgctgcgtgcggtgagcgacgagctggaagagacgcacctcgacaccgaggcgcagctgcaggccgagctGTCGCGTGCCGaagacgaggcggcggcgctgcgggcCGAGGTACAGAGCCAcgccacgcagctcgccgactgCGACGCAACCTTGCACCAGTtccgcgagctggtgcgcgagcagttccgcgagctcgaggagctaCGTGGTCGCCCGAGCCACCAAGATAcccagcggcgcgtggccgtGCTGGATTCGGCGCCCTCCAaggcgcacctgcgcgCAATTGCtacgtcgctcgagcagctggtcgCTGCGCAGAGCCTGCGCCACCTCGACGTGATTAAGGTCTACCTCCCGCCCGACTTTTGGGCAGCGGACGAGCCGGCAgtcgcgacgctgctggtgctcgagcgcatcgcgcgcctgAGTGCTCTGACGAagcacacgctcgaggcgtcTGCCGACGTCCAGGACCGCTACCTCgcgcacacgctcgacgagccgctccTCACGGGGTGCAAGCTGCGGCACGcactcgcgcacctcgcggcgcttgccgagcacgtcgccgcggcgctgtctaccgcgccgcccgacgtATTCATCGCGCATGCCCGCCACGCccccgcgctcgcgccggccgagcagcagctgcggcacaccatcgagacgctgcagcacgacacgttcgacgagcaggcgtgcgcggcgatgtgcgatgcgctcgtcccGCAGCTCGAGAGCGTGTCGATGGGCCTGCAAGCGCATGCATcggtcgccgacctcgccgcaAAAGAGGCGGGAAGCGCGACACTCGCGTCGCACGacgtcgacacgctcctcgccggcACGGGGCTTGTACAGCAGACGCTCGCTGCGTgggcctcgccgccgctcgacctcgcgccgGTACTCGAGCAGCTTTCGGGCctggtcggcctcgcgcgccgcgcccgtgTGCCGGCCCGCAACCTGGTACGctgcctcgcggcgctccgcacgcagggccgcgcgctggcgaTGGAGAGCGTGCCTGCGCTCCCCGGCCTCGGGCAGCTTtcctcgacgctcgccgcacgcgcatcgcgcatgGCCCaagcgctcgtcgcccacgcgcacgccgtcgaggtgcaCACGTCCCAAGACACGGCCGAAGCCTTGGAGGCCGTCCTGCCGCACGGCCTTTACGAGatggcgcacgacgccgaggagctggctacgacgctcgacacgctccaCCAGTCCGCGGCGGACCCCGAGAATGCGATCGAGA TCGACGACCCCCTCCCGtggcacgcacgcgccgcgacgctgcacgccgcgatGCAAGAGAacagcgacgcggagcgccgcgccgccgcactcTCTGCCACCGTCGAAGAGCTGcagacggcgctgcgtacgcgcgacgacgcagtcgatgcggcggccgtcaaggtcgagcgcctcaaGTTCCAGCTCGacaagacgcgcgcgctcgcgacgagtgcgtcggacctgcgtgcgcacgtcgagtcgctcgaggcgcagctcgcggccgccgcgcagacgccggtggccgcgcccgacgcggcgccgcacgacctcggcgacgtgcgccgcgcgctgcgcacggtaCGCACCGAGAACCAGTAtctgcgtgccgaggcgcacctcgcggcgctggcgcgcctgccccccctcgcggcggcgcctccttCTGTTCTGCCGTCCGACcggctcgcggcgctgcgcaaagaggccgtggcgctcgtcacGTCGCCGCACGTTGTCGACGTCACGCGCCCCGCGTGCCGTGCGTCGCTGCAGTATGCAGCAcaggtgcgcaagcgcgacggtcttgcgcagcgtctgtACGAACTTTAG
- the ARF6 gene encoding ADP-ribosylation factor, Arf Arf6 (BUSCO:EOG09264RJ7; COG:U; EggNog:ENOG503NYP1), with protein sequence MGALFSRLSGKLFGSRELRILMLGLDNSGKTTILYKLKLKQSVKTIPTVGFNVETVSYKNIKFNIWDVGGQDKIRPLWRHYYTGTQGLVFVVDSRDRARLDEARQELHRILSDREMRHCVLLIFANKQDVAGAISPSELTDKLGLNALVDRTWFVQPTCATSGEGLFEGLTWLSQAIHEPTR encoded by the exons ATGGGCGCGCTGTTCTCGCGCCTGAGCGGCAAGCTGTTTGGcagccgcgagctgcggaTATTGATGCTTGGACTGGATAATTCTGGCAAGACTA CAATTTTGTACAAGCTCAAGCTGAAGCAGAGTGTCAAGACCATTCCTACGGTTGGTTTCAATGTCGAGACGGTGTCGTACAAGAACATCAAGTTTAATATCTGG GATGTTGGTGGTCAAGACAAGATCCGCCCCTTATGGCGGCACTATTATACCGGAACCCAGGGCCTGGTCTTTGTCGTGGACAGTCgcgaccgcgcgcggctcgacgaggcgcgccaggaGCTGCACCGGATCCTGAGCGACCGCGAGATGCGCCACTGTGTCCTGCTGATCTTTGCCAACAAGCAGGACGTCGCGGGTGcgatctcgccgagcgaaCTCACCGACAAGCTCGGTCTGAACGCGCTGGTGGACCGGACGTGGTTCGTACagccgacgtgcgcgacgagcggcgaaGGGCTGTTTGAGGGTCTCACATGGCTGAGCCAGGCGATCCACGAACCCACTAGGTAG